ATCCTCATTCACCAAAGTCCGGTTCATGGCGTAATTGTAGCGTTTGAGGGTCGCAAGCGCCGCCTCGCTCGGCGGTACCACCCGTTCCAGCGCAATCGACGGCGAGAAGGTGATGTTGTCGCGAAACACCGCCTTGACGTCATCGTAGAGGCTGACCACCCAGTAGCCGAGCTCGGGGTTGTAAAACACCGGTTCCTGCTCGCGCGACCACTTGAGCGCTTCGGCTGGATTGGCGAGATAGGCCGGTGAAAACGGATCGAAGGCTGCCGCTTGCGGCGATACCGGGCATCCGCCCATCGCAGCATTGCCGGATCCGGCTGCAGCGTGAGCCGGACAGGCGTCCACCGCTCCGTTCCCGCGCGCCCCCGCCTCCCGATCAACCATGGCTACCTCGCCTTGTTAATATTCGCAGCCTATTCCTTGATATAGGGCTGCCCGTCCGCAGCTGGCGCGCGCGCGCGCCGACAAAGCCGGCCACCACGATGATAGTAGCGATATAAGGCGCCATTGCCAGAAATTCCGATGGGATCGGCGTTTGCAGCAAGGCCAGTTTCTGCTGCATGGAATCGGCAAAGCCGAACACCAGCGCCGCCATCAGCGCGCCCACCGGATGCCAACGGCCGAAGATCATCGCCGCCAGCCCGATATAGCCGCGTCCGCCGGTCATGTTCTCGTCAAACCGCCCGACCGAACCCAGCGTGAACCAGGCGCCGCCAAAGCCCGCGACCATGCCACCCAGCGTCACATTGATGAACCGGGTGCGGTAGACATCGATCCCCAGCGTATCAGCAGCCCGCGGGTGTTCACCTACCGCCCGAGCTCTCAGTCCGGTACGGGTGTAGAATAGGTAGTAGGTTGCCACCGCCACCATGACCAATGCGCCATAGACAAAGATGTTCTGGTAAAACAGCATCGGCCCGATCACCGGAATGTCACCCAAAAGCGGGATTTTAATCGCCCGGAACACCGGCGCATTGTTAAGCGAGCGGTATTCCTGGAACACCTGGCTGCTGACATAGGATGTCAGCCCCAGCACGAACAGATTGATCACCACCCCGGCGATGATCTGGTCCATCCGGTAGGTCACCACCAGCGCCGCCAGGAAAAACCCGAACAGGCCGCCAACTGCCACCGCAGCCGTCAACCCGGCGATACCACCGAGCAAAGAGCCGACCAGCGCGCCGGCAAAAGCACCGGCGAGCAACATGCCTTCGATGGCGATATTGACCACCGCCACGCGCTCGCACAGCACACCGGCGAGACCGCCAAGCGCGATCGGCACGGCGCGAACCATGGTGGCCTGCAGCATGCCGGTGAGCGAAAACGCCTTGCCGGCAGTGGCCCAGACCAGAAACGCGACCACGGCCAGCGCCAAACCGAGCCCGAGCGAAAGCGATGTCCAGCGCACGCCGCCGCGCAGGAACTGCCGCGCGCCTAAAAATGCGAGAATGCCCGCCGCGATGAAATTGAACTGCGCCGCCGGCACGCTCAGATTGGGCAACACCAGCGCATCGGTCGGCCGTGACAGCCTGAACACTGCGCTGCCTTCGCTGCCGGCGCCAAACACCAGCGCCACCAGCACCGCCAACGCGATCAGCACCGCGCCGGAAATCCGGGCATGTTTCTGCTTTCCAAGATCAAGCCGGGCCGGGCTATCGGCGGTGGGGTTTTGAATTGTTGTCATGACCTACTCCTTCCGCGCCGTTCCGGGCTTGCGAAAGCCCCATGGGAAAATCGCCCGCACCAATAGCGGTGCAGCGATGAACACGATTATCAGGGACTGGATGATGCCGATCAGGTCGATGCTCACCCCGGCGTCAACCTGCATCTGCCTGCCCCCGGCCTCCAACCCGCCGAACAGCAGCCCGGCCAGAAGCACGCCGAACGGATGCGACCGACCCAGCAACGCAACAGCGATGGCGTTAAAGCCGATCCCTGCCGAAAACCCTGGCGTCGCCCGGTCCAGCACACCCAGCACCTGCGCAGAGCCGGCAAGGCCTGCAAGCGCGCCCGCAGTCGCCATCGCCGCAACGATGATCAGACCGGAGCGCATGCCGGCAAATCGCGCCGCATCGGGGCTTGCGCCGCTGGCGCGAAATTCGAAGCCGATCTTCGTCCGGTACAGGATCCAGTAGACCAGCAGCACTGCGGCGAGAGTGAGGAAAATACCCGCATGCACCCGCAGATTCGGGTCGATCCATTCCAGCAATCTGGGCAGCTGCGCATTTTCAGGAACCGATTTGGAAATCGGGTCGCTGCGCCCGGCGCGCTGCACGTAGGGCAGCCGCAACATGTAGTCGACCAACCTGTAGGCAATCAGATTGAGCATGATCGTCGAGATCACCTCATGGGCGCCGGTGGCTGCGCGCAGCCACCCGGCAATCGCCGCATAGAGCCCGCCCACCAGCGCGCCAGCCAGCAGGCTGATGGGCAACAACACAATGTAGGGCAGTCCGGAGAGGCTGAACCCGGCGATCACCGACGCCATGCCGCCGACCAGGATCTGCCCCTCGGCTCCAATATTGAACAGTCCAGCGCGGAAGCCGAGCGCCAATCCCAACCCAGCAAGCACCAACGGCGTGGCTGCCGTCAGCGTTTCCGAGATGGCGTTGACCGAACCGACCGAGCCTTTCAGCAGCGCCAGATAGGAGCGGGCGATCGTGCCCGGTTCCACCCCGGTAGCCAGCATTGTCAGTGCGCCCAGGATCAAGGCTGCGACAATGGCGAACACCGGTACAATCACCAGATCCTCGAATTCGGTCCGCCCCGGCGCGGCGCGTTTGAGCAGGGCCTGTACGGCCTCGTCGATATTGGAATCGCTCATGCTTTTGCTCCCGCCATCGCCAGTCCCACGGCGTTCTTGTCGACCGGGCCCTTGCTGGCATCGAACTCGGCCACGATCCGGCCCTTGAACATCACCAGAATCCGGTCTGACAACGCCAAGATTTCGTCGAGTTCCGATGAGACGATCAGCACCCCGTCGCCCTCGTCGCGGGCATCAATCAGCCGCTGATGAATATACTCGATTGATCCGACATCAAGGCCACGGGTCGGCTGCGCCGCAATCAGGAACTTGGTGTCGCGGGACATTTCCCGGGCCACCACCAACTTTTGCTGATTGCCGCCGGACAAATGCCCGGCCGCGGCATAGACCGACGGCGTGCGAACATCGAACTCGACAGCATTCTGCGCTGCATTTTCGCGGACCTTATCCCACTTGATCTCGAGCCCGGAAGAAAAGCGCTCGTCATAATAGGTGTCCAGCACCATGTTTTCCGCGACCGTGAAACTGGGGATAATTCCGGTGCGTTGGCGGTCTTCCGGAATATGCGCAATACCCATCTTGTGGCGCGCCCTGGGTGATGCGCGTGTGATATCCTCGCCGGCATAGCGGATCGAACCGCCCACCACCTCGCGCAAGCCCGCCAGCGCCTCGACAAGCGCAGACTGGCCATTGCCCTGGACACCTGCGATCCCAACGATTTCACCGCTCTTGATGGTGAAGTCGAGATGGTCGACAGCCACGGAATCATTCTCGTTGAGCACCACCAGGTCGCTCACTTCGATCATCGACGGTCCCGGCTCATATGGTTTCTTGACAACATCGAAGCTCACCGGTCGTCCGACCATCATCTCGGCCAGATCAGTCGTAGACAATTTTTTCGGATCGCCTTCACCAACAATTTCACCGCCGCGCAGGACGCTGATCCGATCCGCAATTTCGAGAATTTCGTTGAGCTTGTGGGTGATGAACACCAGCGCCTTGCCGGCATCGCGCAGGGATTTGACGATCTCGAAAAACTCAGAGACTTCCTGCGGTGTCAGCACTGCGGTCGGCTCATCAAGGATCAGCACTTCGGCAGAGCGAAACAGCACCTTGATGATTTCCACCCGCTGCTGGACACCCACCGGAAGGTTTTCAATCAGCGCGTCCGGATCGACCTCCAACCCGTATTGCTCGTGAATCTGCCTGACCTGAGCCCTGGCGGCGTCAAGATCCAGATAGTCCGCCCGGCCCGTCGGCTCGACACCGAGCACGACATTTTCGGCCACGGTGAAAACCGGGACCAGCATGAAATGCTGATGCACCATGCCGATGCCGGCCTTGATCGCCGCACCCGGTCCATCAAAGGTCACAGGCTTGCCGTCGATCAGGATTTCGCCTTCATCAGGTCGGTAGAGGCCACACAGCACATTCATCAGGGTAGACTTGCCTGCGCCGTTCTCCCCCAGCAGTCCGAGCACTTCACCACTGCGAATGGTCAGGTTGACGCCTGAATTGGCGACCACAGGGCCGAAACGTTTGGTAATTCCGCGAAGTTCGACATCCATCTCATACACTCTGATTTTTAGAGCTGACCATCCTCAGATGCGACTGCGTGAGCGTTGGCCACCGAAGAACCGCAAAAAATGCAGAGCGAATCCATTCAGCAAGCACGTAGGGTATCTGCAGATATTCCGGCCCTGGCAGCACGAAAAATCCACCCGCTTCAATTAAATCTTCTGCAATGGATAGGCCCGGAAACCAAGCGAGCAACCGGGCCAGGAAATGGGGTCGACCCACCCCTGGCTCGATGTGCTGCCGATGCGTTACTTGTTGTCGACAGAAATCGATCCGTCGATGATGCCGGCGCGAATGGTTTCGAGTTCCTGCTTCAACTCGGCCGGAACCGCATCTTCCAGATCATGGAACGGCGCCAGGTCGACACCACCATTGGCCAGCGATCCCTCAAGCACGCCACCTTCGAATTTGTCATCCATCACGCTCTTGATGACATCAAGCACGGTGGCGTCCATCCGCTTGGTGATGGATGTCAGATACACCTGCTTGTGCTCTGGGTCGCTGAGATAGAGATCGGCATCGACACCGATGATCTTGAGCTTGTCGGCACCGAGCTCAGCGGCCAGCGTTGCCGATCCGAGGCCAACCGGCCCGGCCACGGGAACGATGATATCGGCACCTTCGTCATAAAGGTTCTGGGCAAATGCGCGGCCATCATCGAGCGACTCGAAATTGTTGGTGAACAGGCCCTCGCGGGCTTTCGGGTCCCAGCCGAGCACGGTGACAGAGGTGCCCTTCTGTTCATTGTAATAGCTGGCACCGGCGGAAAAACCGTCCATGAAAATCGTCACCGGGGGAATGTTGATCCCGCCAAACACGCCGAGCACACCGGTCTTGCTCATTCCGGCGGCGAGGTAGCCAGCGAGGAAGGCAGCTTCGTCGGTGGCATAAACCTGGCCCAGAATATTGGGCACCATCGGGTCATAGGCAAAATCGACGATCGAGAATTTCTGATCCGGGTTGGCCAGCGCCGCATTCTTGGTGGCGTCGCCAAGCAGGAAGCCAACGGTGATGATCACGTCGCATTGGCCGCCGATCAGCGAATTGATATTCGCCTCGTAATCTGTCTCTGCCTGGGATTCGAGAAACCGACCTTCAATGCCGAGCTCTGCCTTGGCGTCCTCGACACCCTTCCATGCTGTCTGGTTGAAGCTGTTATCGTCAATACCGCCGGTATCGGTGACCTGGCAGGCGGTAAATGCCGCCGCCATCGGCGCAGACGCGAGAAGAAATGCTGCCGCGATTGCGAGACAGCCCGAGCTTTTCCGAACATGCTTCATGATAACCTCCACCTAGGGTTCGCGCTTCGATCACCAATCCGCAGGGAGGCAGCATGCCGTTCCCGTCGGTATGATCAAACAACGCCTGACTGAAACCTTAACGTCTGTTCATGCAGTCCCATTGATATACATCAACCGGGGGGAAAATAATATGCGGACGGTCTTCATCCTCGCCTCCCGCCGCGTGGCCCCAACCTGCGAACTGGTTGGGTACCGCGATTATTGCGGTGCGCGCCGGATGTTGAGTTTGAGAAACGCAACCAGCAGCGCCAAGGCCAGTGTCGGCCCGCTGCCGACACCAATCATCGCGTCGTTGTCGCGCGAATCCGATTGTCGCAGCGTACAGTGCCAGTCGCCATCCGCCTCATGCGCCTTGCCCTTGAGCGTGATCGACCAACCGGGCAGGTGGGTGTTGACCATGTGCAGTGCCGCATCGGTTGGATGGCGTGCCGCCAGAGCGCCGGATTCGCCAAAGTTCTCATTCGGAAATGCAGCTTGAAGCGCACCGATCACTTCCGCATAGAGCTCTGCGTCGAGATCTCGCGCCCGCGAAACCCGGTTTAGAATATCGGCCAGACCATTGATCACCATAGTGTCCTCATTCCTCAGATTTGCTTGCTCGTTACTTCACCGTTTCGGACGGAACCGTCGCCCTGACGGGGGCTAATGCCCCGTCTTCATTGGGGTGCCTATTTCCTGCTGCAACGCCAGATAGTGCACGAGATCGGAGAGCGAAATCACGCCGATCAGTTTGCCGGCATCGGCCACCATCAGCTTGCGCCGCGTGCCGGCGCCCAGCCGCTTGAACACTTCGTCAAGCGGTGTATCTGGCGTCACCATGTTGTCGGGGCCAGCCGGAGTTGCCACCTCAAAAACCCGTCTGGTGGACCATTCAACCCGATCGATCGATCCTGCACCGGCCGTATCGACATAGCCGAACAGACGCCCCTGCGAGAGAACCGGCACGAAGCTTACGCCATGGCGCAGCATCACATCGTCGACCAACTGCGCAATCGATGCATCGGCATCCACCGTCCAGAGCAGATCGCTCATCAGCATCCGTGCCGACTTGCCCCGCAACGCATTCTTGACAAGCAGGTTCTGGTAGCTGCCACTGGAGGCATTGATGACGAAAAAGCCGATCAGGATCTGCCACACGCCACCAATACCCTGGCCGCCGAACACGGCGAAAGCGCCCGTAACCATCAAAAAAAGACCGAAAAACGTGCCAATACGGCTGGAAATTCGTGTCGCTCGCACCACATCACCGGTCACCTGCCAGATCGCCGCGCGGAAAACCCGACCACCATCAAGCGGGAACGCCGGAACCATGTTGAACACGGCGAGCACCAGATTGATCAATGCCAGATATCCAAGCACCGCTCCAATCGCGCCGATATTGTCGCCGTCGATGAACGGGCCTGACGCCAGATAGAACAGACCGGCCAGCGCCAAACTCATCAACGGCCCGGCAATGGCAATCTGGAATTCGGATTTCGGCGTGTGCGGCTCTTCACCGAGTTCGGCCACACCACCAAAGATGAACAGGGTGATACCGCCGATCTCCAGACCATAGGCCCGTGCCACCACCGAATGCGCCAGTTCATGCAGGACCAGCGAGACAAACATCCCGAGCATCGCAACTATGCCTAGGGTCGTGTAAAACGTGGCCGTCTGGGCGGGCAACATCTCCGGGAAATAGGAGGTCGACAGGCTCCACACGATCAGTGCGGCGATCAAAAGCCAGCTAGGGTCTACCCGGAGCTTGAAGCCGAAAATTTCAAAAAGCTGGACCGCATTCTTGAACATGATGTCTCTCGCTGCCTGCTGCTGTTGGCTTACAATGCACCAGACTGGCGAGCGGCGTATTGATCGACGTCATGTTGCGCGAAAGATCACACCGCTGGCTCGCGATGACTTTTTGCCCCTAGCCCTGCCCCCTATTCAAGCCGTGCAGGAAACCCATCAGCGCGCAGATCCGTCTCGAGCACATCCTCCAGCAGCTTGACGATCTGGGTCGATTGCGCCTCCCCGCCATAGGCTGCCTTGCCGCGCACGAAGGTCTGGTTGGTCAGCCCGGCCAGGTCCATTGGTACGCCGAATTCGCGGCCGAAATTCATTGCAAAGCCAAGATCCTTGAGCGCCAGATCCATGTTGAACGCCACATCATAGCTGCCATTGAGAATGAGCTGTCCTTCAGTCTCATGCACGAAACTCGAGCCGGAACTGGCGGCAATGGCTTCCCACGCAGTCTTCAGGTCGAGCCCGCCACGCTTGGCCAGCATCAAGGCTTCGCCATCAGCAACCAGATGGATGAAGGCCAGCATGTTGGTGATCACCTTGATGATCGACGCAGAGCCGAGAGGTCCCATGTGAAAGATCTTGTCACCCATCGCCTCAAACGCAGGCTTGTGCTTGTTGAACAGCTGCTGTTCGCCGCCGGCAAGCACGGTGATCTTGCCTTGCGCCGCCAGATGCACCCCGCCGGTCACCGGTGCCTCCATCGTCTCCACGCCCTTGGCTGAGGCGATCGTGGCAAGCCTCAAGATGTCGTCGCGGCCCAGCGTCGACATCTCGATCCATGTGGTGCCGGGCCTGGCAGTGGTCAGCATTTCGGTGAGCACTTTTTCCGACACTGCCGGCGATGGCAGGCAGGTGATGATCGCGTCGCAGTCGCGCGCCAGTTCCGCCGGACTGTCAGCCCAGATGCAGCCCTTGCCCATATCCAGATGACGCTTGGCCAAAGACGGATCGATATCGGTGACCGAAACGTCAAAGCCTTCGCGCAACAGGCTTGCCGCCATATGCCCGCCGAGATTGCCCAGGCCGATGAAACCATAGCGCATGGTGATGCTCCAAATATGCAAGTTCAGATGATAGTGAATGCGCGGTTTTAGCCGTGGCCGATCAGCGCCTTGGTTTCGAGATAATCGCACATGCCCCAGTCGGCATATTCGCGGCCATTGCCCGATTGCTTGTAGCCACCGAATGGGGCGAACATGTCTGCATCGGGGTAGTTGATATGCACTTGCCCGGCGCGCATCTGCCGCGCGATCACCCGCCCATGTTCGAGATCGCCGGACTGCACATAGGCGGCAAGCCCGTAGACCGTGTCATTGGCGATTTCGACCGCCTGCTCTTCCGTATCGTAAGGCATGATGGCGAGCACCGGACCGAAGATTTCCTCGCGCGCGATCCGCATGTCAGGCGTCACGCCGCCAAACACGGTCGGCTTCACGTAGTAGCCATGGCTCAGCCCTTCGGGCCGGTCGCGCCCGCCGGTCACCAGCGTCGCACCATCCTGAATGCCTGACGCGATCAAGCCTTGAATCTTGTCATACTGAACCTGGCTGATCACCGGCCCCAGATTGGTTTTCGGATCACGCGGATCGCCGGTGACAAGTTGCTCAGCGGCCTGTTTTGCAATCGCCATTGCTTCCTCATGGCGGTCCCGTGGTACCAGCATCCGTGTCGGCGCATCGCAGGACTGGCCGCTGTTGCCGAAGCACCACTCGACGCCACTGCTCACCGCGGCTTTGAGATCAGCATCTGCCAGAATGATGTTGGGTGATTTGCCACCCAGTTCCTGCGCCACGCGCTTGACCGTATCGGCTGCTGACTTGGCCACAAGGATGCCCGCCCGCGTCGATCCGGTGAAGGAGACGATGTCGATATCGGGATGGCTGCTCAGCACCTGGCCCACGCCGGGGCCGTCGCCATTGAGCAGATTGAATACGCCCGCAGGCACGCCTGCCTCATGCAGGATCTCGGCAAACACAATGCCGCTCAGGGGCGCGATTTCACTCGGCTTGAGCACCATGGTGCAGCCCGCAGCCAACGCCGGCGCCACCTTGGAGGCAATCTGGTTCATCGGCCAGTTCCACGGCGTGATCAGGCCGGCAACCCCGATAGCTTCGTGCATGATCAGTGTCGTGCCGCGTTTTTCTTCAAATGCAAAACCCTTCAGCGCCGTCATCGTTGCTTCGATATGGCTCAGCCCGGAGGCCGCCTGCTCGGATCGAGACATCTTCGAGGGTGCGCCCATTTCCATGGTGATCGCTTCGGCGATCTCGTCCAGCCGCGCTTCATAGCCATCGCGGATACGACCGAGCAACGCCAGCCGATCCGCCACCGACCAGGCGCTGAATGCCGGAAATGCCGCCCGCGCTGCTGCGATGGCTTTTTCGGCATCTTGCCGGGTGCCAATCGCCACGCGAGCTACGCTTACCTCGGTGGCCGGGTTGACAACGTGCATCATCGTCGCCCCGGAGGAAGGCTCGACCCAGCCCCCATTAATATAAAACCGTGCAATATTGTCCGGGATGCTCATCGATCATGCCTTATACGTAAATGTTGAACGCCGCACGGATTGCAGCGTCGGTCGCGGCATCAAACAAGGGAGCCGAAGACTGCGCCAGAATTTTGTTTTTCCGTTCAATCGCCTTTTGTACCAGATCCGGCTTGCCGATTTCAGCCCATTCCTTCGGGCTGGTCCGGTCGGCGACCACAGGGTAGACATATTCGGTCTGCATCACGCCCAGCGTCTGCGGATGACCGAGATAGTGGCCGGGACCCTCCAGGCAAACCTCTCGCATCGCGTCCAGGCTGACGCTGTCCTCGGTCACATCGATCCCGCGCACGCAGCGCAACACCTGGCCCAGCAGGTCGTCACCAAGCACCAGCGATTCCATGCAGAACCCGAGCAGCGAGGCGTGCATGCCGACCGCTTCATAGACCATGTTGAGACCACTCAGCCCCGCCATGGTGTTGGAGATCGCCTGCTCCCAGCCGGCCTGCATGTCGGGCAGTTTCGCATCGGCGATACCGGCGGCGGCGCCACCCGGCAAGCCGTAAAATCGGTGCATCTGGGCACATCCGGCCGACAGCAGCGCCTGTTCGCCGGAGCCGCCCGACATCGCCCCTGTGCGCAAATCGGAAACGAAAGGCCATGTGCCGAACACCGCCGGATGGCCCGGCGCCATGGCGTTGACATAGACCACGCCTGCCAGGCATTCAGCCACCGCCTGCACGATCGCGGTGGCCAGCAGCGCCGGAGCAGTGGCGCCCGCCTGCCCGGCTGAAAGCAGCAGCACCGGCATGCCCGCGCGAACGCATTTTTCCATGGTGACGCAGCTCTCTTCTGCAAACCGCATCGGCGGCACCACAAAGCAATTGGAATTGGAGACGAACGGCCGGGCCCGCCAGTTGGCCTCACCGCCGGCAATCATGTGAATGAGATCGAGGCAGCCTTCGAAATGAGACGGATCAGAAAAACTGGTGCCGACATGCTTGGTGGTGCCTGCGCAACAGGCATAGATGGTGTTGATGTCCATCTCGTAATTGTCGACCACGTCGCGGCAGACCATGGTGCGCTGAAAGAAGTGCACATTGTCGAGCGCGTGGGTGATCCGCGCCGCGTCATACAGATCCTTCGCCGTCGACTCGCGATAATTCCGGTTCTCGACATCGACAATGTGGACCGCAGCACCAGCCGTGCCGTAATGAACCCGGGTTCCGGACAGATCGAGATCGTGGGCCGGATCGCGTCCGAACAGCACCAGATCCTTGTTGGCGAGCGCCAGCATGTCCTCGACCAGCGCACGCGGAAAGCGGATGCGCCCGTCATCACCAAGGATAGCGCCTGCGCCGGTGAGAATTTCAACACCCGACGGCGGAGCCTGCGAAAGCCCTATG
This DNA window, taken from Hoeflea algicola, encodes the following:
- a CDS encoding ABC transporter permease, encoding MTTIQNPTADSPARLDLGKQKHARISGAVLIALAVLVALVFGAGSEGSAVFRLSRPTDALVLPNLSVPAAQFNFIAAGILAFLGARQFLRGGVRWTSLSLGLGLALAVVAFLVWATAGKAFSLTGMLQATMVRAVPIALGGLAGVLCERVAVVNIAIEGMLLAGAFAGALVGSLLGGIAGLTAAVAVGGLFGFFLAALVVTYRMDQIIAGVVINLFVLGLTSYVSSQVFQEYRSLNNAPVFRAIKIPLLGDIPVIGPMLFYQNIFVYGALVMVAVATYYLFYTRTGLRARAVGEHPRAADTLGIDVYRTRFINVTLGGMVAGFGGAWFTLGSVGRFDENMTGGRGYIGLAAMIFGRWHPVGALMAALVFGFADSMQQKLALLQTPIPSEFLAMAPYIATIIVVAGFVGARARQLRTGSPISRNRLRILTRRGSHG
- a CDS encoding ABC transporter permease — its product is MSDSNIDEAVQALLKRAAPGRTEFEDLVIVPVFAIVAALILGALTMLATGVEPGTIARSYLALLKGSVGSVNAISETLTAATPLVLAGLGLALGFRAGLFNIGAEGQILVGGMASVIAGFSLSGLPYIVLLPISLLAGALVGGLYAAIAGWLRAATGAHEVISTIMLNLIAYRLVDYMLRLPYVQRAGRSDPISKSVPENAQLPRLLEWIDPNLRVHAGIFLTLAAVLLVYWILYRTKIGFEFRASGASPDAARFAGMRSGLIIVAAMATAGALAGLAGSAQVLGVLDRATPGFSAGIGFNAIAVALLGRSHPFGVLLAGLLFGGLEAGGRQMQVDAGVSIDLIGIIQSLIIVFIAAPLLVRAIFPWGFRKPGTARKE
- a CDS encoding ABC transporter ATP-binding protein, encoding MDVELRGITKRFGPVVANSGVNLTIRSGEVLGLLGENGAGKSTLMNVLCGLYRPDEGEILIDGKPVTFDGPGAAIKAGIGMVHQHFMLVPVFTVAENVVLGVEPTGRADYLDLDAARAQVRQIHEQYGLEVDPDALIENLPVGVQQRVEIIKVLFRSAEVLILDEPTAVLTPQEVSEFFEIVKSLRDAGKALVFITHKLNEILEIADRISVLRGGEIVGEGDPKKLSTTDLAEMMVGRPVSFDVVKKPYEPGPSMIEVSDLVVLNENDSVAVDHLDFTIKSGEIVGIAGVQGNGQSALVEALAGLREVVGGSIRYAGEDITRASPRARHKMGIAHIPEDRQRTGIIPSFTVAENMVLDTYYDERFSSGLEIKWDKVRENAAQNAVEFDVRTPSVYAAAGHLSGGNQQKLVVAREMSRDTKFLIAAQPTRGLDVGSIEYIHQRLIDARDEGDGVLIVSSELDEILALSDRILVMFKGRIVAEFDASKGPVDKNAVGLAMAGAKA
- a CDS encoding BMP family lipoprotein; translation: MKHVRKSSGCLAIAAAFLLASAPMAAAFTACQVTDTGGIDDNSFNQTAWKGVEDAKAELGIEGRFLESQAETDYEANINSLIGGQCDVIITVGFLLGDATKNAALANPDQKFSIVDFAYDPMVPNILGQVYATDEAAFLAGYLAAGMSKTGVLGVFGGINIPPVTIFMDGFSAGASYYNEQKGTSVTVLGWDPKAREGLFTNNFESLDDGRAFAQNLYDEGADIIVPVAGPVGLGSATLAAELGADKLKIIGVDADLYLSDPEHKQVYLTSITKRMDATVLDVIKSVMDDKFEGGVLEGSLANGGVDLAPFHDLEDAVPAELKQELETIRAGIIDGSISVDNK
- a CDS encoding site-2 protease family protein, giving the protein MFKNAVQLFEIFGFKLRVDPSWLLIAALIVWSLSTSYFPEMLPAQTATFYTTLGIVAMLGMFVSLVLHELAHSVVARAYGLEIGGITLFIFGGVAELGEEPHTPKSEFQIAIAGPLMSLALAGLFYLASGPFIDGDNIGAIGAVLGYLALINLVLAVFNMVPAFPLDGGRVFRAAIWQVTGDVVRATRISSRIGTFFGLFLMVTGAFAVFGGQGIGGVWQILIGFFVINASSGSYQNLLVKNALRGKSARMLMSDLLWTVDADASIAQLVDDVMLRHGVSFVPVLSQGRLFGYVDTAGAGSIDRVEWSTRRVFEVATPAGPDNMVTPDTPLDEVFKRLGAGTRRKLMVADAGKLIGVISLSDLVHYLALQQEIGTPMKTGH
- a CDS encoding NAD(P)-dependent oxidoreductase: MTMRYGFIGLGNLGGHMAASLLREGFDVSVTDIDPSLAKRHLDMGKGCIWADSPAELARDCDAIITCLPSPAVSEKVLTEMLTTARPGTTWIEMSTLGRDDILRLATIASAKGVETMEAPVTGGVHLAAQGKITVLAGGEQQLFNKHKPAFEAMGDKIFHMGPLGSASIIKVITNMLAFIHLVADGEALMLAKRGGLDLKTAWEAIAASSGSSFVHETEGQLILNGSYDVAFNMDLALKDLGFAMNFGREFGVPMDLAGLTNQTFVRGKAAYGGEAQSTQIVKLLEDVLETDLRADGFPARLE
- a CDS encoding aldehyde dehydrogenase family protein; this encodes MSIPDNIARFYINGGWVEPSSGATMMHVVNPATEVSVARVAIGTRQDAEKAIAAARAAFPAFSAWSVADRLALLGRIRDGYEARLDEIAEAITMEMGAPSKMSRSEQAASGLSHIEATMTALKGFAFEEKRGTTLIMHEAIGVAGLITPWNWPMNQIASKVAPALAAGCTMVLKPSEIAPLSGIVFAEILHEAGVPAGVFNLLNGDGPGVGQVLSSHPDIDIVSFTGSTRAGILVAKSAADTVKRVAQELGGKSPNIILADADLKAAVSSGVEWCFGNSGQSCDAPTRMLVPRDRHEEAMAIAKQAAEQLVTGDPRDPKTNLGPVISQVQYDKIQGLIASGIQDGATLVTGGRDRPEGLSHGYYVKPTVFGGVTPDMRIAREEIFGPVLAIMPYDTEEQAVEIANDTVYGLAAYVQSGDLEHGRVIARQMRAGQVHINYPDADMFAPFGGYKQSGNGREYADWGMCDYLETKALIGHG
- a CDS encoding trimethylamine methyltransferase family protein, with amino-acid sequence MDIATETNTAIESPEAVKQRRRSGGRASRVAARSAPLAVNLRPIRAGMSGGQYSPLSHANVLRIHEAALDALETIGLSQAPPSGVEILTGAGAILGDDGRIRFPRALVEDMLALANKDLVLFGRDPAHDLDLSGTRVHYGTAGAAVHIVDVENRNYRESTAKDLYDAARITHALDNVHFFQRTMVCRDVVDNYEMDINTIYACCAGTTKHVGTSFSDPSHFEGCLDLIHMIAGGEANWRARPFVSNSNCFVVPPMRFAEESCVTMEKCVRAGMPVLLLSAGQAGATAPALLATAIVQAVAECLAGVVYVNAMAPGHPAVFGTWPFVSDLRTGAMSGGSGEQALLSAGCAQMHRFYGLPGGAAAGIADAKLPDMQAGWEQAISNTMAGLSGLNMVYEAVGMHASLLGFCMESLVLGDDLLGQVLRCVRGIDVTEDSVSLDAMREVCLEGPGHYLGHPQTLGVMQTEYVYPVVADRTSPKEWAEIGKPDLVQKAIERKNKILAQSSAPLFDAATDAAIRAAFNIYV